The following proteins come from a genomic window of Longimicrobium sp.:
- a CDS encoding glycosyltransferase family 4 protein, which produces MKVLYLVTAYARDPSDVITPWLVETIRRLRERGVTVEVLAPAYRGLATQVVGGVTVHRFRYAPRGWETLTHDQTAPDRIRERPLFLGLVPGYVAAGSRAAARLARAGGFDVLHAFWPVPQGVLGLWAKRRSGLPLVSTFFGVELTWMEKQFPFLAPLLVRIVRGSDAVTAISTYTAERLRRQVPGVEPAIIPFGAAVDAPPEPPPYTYDAHRPFDLVFVGRLVERKGVHVLLDALAMLPPERRVRLHVVGDGPERGRLEERAARLGLGGRAVFHGFVSKDELQAHLTTCDAFVLPAVVDAKGDTEGLGVVLLEAMSYARPVIASAAGGILDIVQGGRNGWLVPPGDAAALAAAVSACMDDPDRARTLGLHGREDVEAGFSWDVIADRLAEIYRRVAGRDRAD; this is translated from the coding sequence AGCGCGGCGTCACCGTCGAGGTGCTGGCGCCCGCGTACCGGGGCCTGGCGACGCAGGTCGTGGGCGGCGTGACGGTGCACCGCTTCCGCTACGCGCCGCGCGGCTGGGAGACGCTCACGCACGACCAGACGGCGCCCGACCGGATCCGCGAGCGGCCGCTGTTCCTGGGGCTGGTCCCCGGCTACGTGGCGGCGGGCTCGCGCGCGGCGGCCAGGCTGGCGCGGGCGGGCGGCTTCGACGTGCTGCACGCCTTCTGGCCCGTCCCGCAGGGGGTGCTGGGGCTCTGGGCGAAGCGCCGCTCGGGGCTGCCGCTGGTCTCCACCTTCTTCGGGGTGGAGCTGACCTGGATGGAGAAGCAGTTCCCCTTCCTGGCGCCGCTGCTCGTCCGCATCGTGCGCGGCTCCGACGCGGTGACGGCGATCTCCACCTACACGGCGGAGCGCCTGCGGCGGCAGGTCCCCGGCGTGGAGCCGGCGATCATCCCCTTCGGCGCGGCGGTGGACGCCCCGCCCGAGCCGCCGCCGTACACCTACGACGCCCACCGCCCCTTCGACCTGGTCTTCGTCGGGCGCCTGGTGGAGCGCAAGGGCGTGCACGTGCTGCTGGACGCGCTGGCCATGCTCCCGCCGGAGCGCCGCGTGCGCCTGCACGTGGTGGGCGACGGGCCGGAGCGCGGGCGGCTGGAGGAGCGGGCCGCGCGCCTGGGCCTCGGCGGGCGCGCGGTCTTCCACGGCTTCGTCTCGAAGGACGAGCTGCAGGCGCATCTCACGACCTGCGACGCCTTCGTCCTCCCCGCGGTGGTCGACGCCAAGGGCGACACCGAGGGGCTGGGCGTGGTGCTGCTGGAGGCGATGAGCTACGCGCGGCCGGTGATCGCGAGCGCGGCGGGCGGCATCCTGGACATCGTGCAGGGCGGGCGCAACGGCTGGCTGGTCCCCCCCGGCGACGCGGCCGCCCTCGCCGCCGCGGTCTCGGCCTGCATGGACGACCCGGACCGCGCGCGGACGCTGGGGCTCCACGGCCGCGAGGACGTGGAGGCCGGGTTCTCGTGGGACGTGATCGCGGACCGGCTGGCGGAGATCTACCGGCGGGTGGCGGGGCGGGATCGTGCCGATTGA
- a CDS encoding DUF559 domain-containing protein: MRQGRIRGVSPELREAARGLRKEMTYAERLLWNGIRGWKVGGGGAKFRRQHPLGHFILDFYCHAAKLCVEVDGGIHDLQPERDAERDACLAAAGIKTLRFRNEEVFGDIRAVLRRIEQEVWHRTAP; this comes from the coding sequence ATGAGGCAGGGGCGGATTCGCGGGGTGTCGCCGGAGCTGCGGGAGGCGGCGCGGGGGCTGCGGAAGGAGATGACGTACGCCGAGCGGTTGCTGTGGAACGGCATCCGGGGGTGGAAGGTCGGCGGCGGTGGGGCGAAGTTCCGGAGGCAGCATCCGCTGGGACACTTCATCCTCGACTTCTACTGCCACGCCGCGAAGCTGTGCGTCGAGGTCGACGGCGGCATCCACGACCTGCAGCCCGAGCGCGACGCGGAGCGGGACGCCTGCCTCGCCGCCGCCGGCATCAAGACCCTGCGCTTCCGCAACGAGGAAGTGTTCGGCGACATCCGCGCCGTCCTCCGCCGCATCGAGCAGGAGGTGTGGCATCGAACTGCGCCGTAA
- a CDS encoding class I SAM-dependent methyltransferase: MNTAETRVSRTDTSHVEPRYLALLEAERAAWWSSENFDTWKNLYVSEYARGFYVVDTLRRYVPDFEVSGARVLDIGCGDAGVLIAFAERGARCAGIELDEKSLERGRVRAEEHGVEVDLRRGIAEELPWPDGSFDLVILDNVLEHVTDRGKTLREIHRVLRPGGLLYQVTPKPFALYSLWNDPHYDLAGLVLMPRSMQIWYFEKVRGGGEGTYDVGVIPTRPRLRKMLRQAGFEPVVSPRELWVHYLRNRIARPEEVRPGLKRKLASFFGSRRWPFENPLMRWLWDVSIGSNFFIARRKA; encoded by the coding sequence TTGAACACCGCCGAGACCCGCGTCAGCCGCACCGACACCTCGCACGTGGAGCCCCGCTACCTGGCGCTGCTGGAAGCGGAGCGTGCCGCCTGGTGGAGCTCGGAGAACTTCGACACCTGGAAGAACCTCTACGTCAGCGAGTACGCGCGCGGCTTCTACGTGGTCGACACGCTGCGCAGGTACGTGCCCGACTTCGAGGTGAGCGGCGCCCGCGTGCTCGACATCGGCTGCGGCGACGCGGGGGTGCTGATCGCCTTCGCCGAGCGCGGGGCCCGGTGCGCGGGGATCGAGCTGGACGAGAAGTCGCTGGAGCGCGGGCGGGTGCGCGCGGAGGAGCACGGCGTGGAGGTGGACCTGCGCAGGGGGATCGCCGAGGAGCTCCCCTGGCCTGACGGCAGCTTCGACCTGGTGATCCTCGACAACGTGCTGGAGCACGTCACCGACCGCGGGAAGACGCTCCGCGAGATCCACCGCGTGCTGCGCCCCGGCGGGCTCCTCTACCAGGTGACGCCCAAGCCGTTCGCGCTCTACAGCCTGTGGAACGACCCGCACTACGACCTGGCGGGGCTGGTGCTGATGCCGCGGAGCATGCAGATCTGGTACTTCGAGAAGGTGCGCGGCGGCGGCGAGGGCACCTACGACGTGGGCGTGATCCCCACCCGCCCGCGGCTCAGGAAGATGCTGCGCCAGGCGGGGTTCGAGCCGGTGGTCAGCCCGCGCGAGCTGTGGGTGCACTACCTGCGCAACCGCATCGCCCGCCCCGAGGAGGTGCGCCCGGGGCTCAAGCGGAAGCTGGCCTCCTTCTTCGGCAGCCGCCGCTGGCCGTTCGAGAACCCCCTGATGCGCTGGCTCTGGGACGTGTCGATCGGGTCCAACTTCTTCATCGCGCGGCGGAAGGCGTGA